One stretch of Streptomyces sp. 135 DNA includes these proteins:
- a CDS encoding ATP-binding protein, with protein MEEQVSLTAVGWARSLPVSSGVKAARDWTREHLRSLHWSETAPDMVDAVLLTVSELVTNAHVHTRADAQLILTWDHECLHVTVHDPAPGLPQPRDAGDDALGGRGLMLVDAVADDWQVRPCAKGKAVIACFQPPT; from the coding sequence ATGGAAGAGCAAGTCTCGCTCACCGCCGTGGGCTGGGCGCGATCGCTGCCGGTGAGCAGCGGCGTGAAGGCCGCTCGTGACTGGACCCGTGAGCATCTGCGGTCGCTGCACTGGTCGGAGACGGCGCCCGACATGGTGGACGCCGTCCTGCTGACCGTGTCGGAGCTGGTCACCAACGCCCATGTGCACACCCGCGCCGACGCGCAGCTCATCCTCACCTGGGATCACGAATGTCTGCACGTGACCGTGCACGACCCGGCCCCCGGCCTGCCGCAGCCGCGCGACGCCGGAGACGACGCCCTGGGCGGGCGCGGCCTGATGCTGGTCGACGCGGTGGCCGACGACTGGCAGGTCAGGCCCTGCGCCAAGGGCAAGGCCGTCATCGCCTGCTTCCAGCCCCCCACGTGA
- a CDS encoding NAD(P)/FAD-dependent oxidoreductase: MTTDVTIIGAGLGGLTLARVLHLHDIPVTVYEAEASPVARSQGGMLDIHDYNGQLAIEAADLMDEFRGLILEGRQAMRVLDPDGTVLFDKADDGTGGRPEVQRGELRRLLLDSVPAGTVRWGHKVSGARTLGEGRHEVTFADGRTAVTGLLVGADGAWSRVRPLLSAATPEYTGRSIVETYLFEADTRHPATAKAVGDGSMMALTPRREIFAHREAGDTLHAYVGLAESQDWFAAIDFADGPAAAARIAKEFADWAPELTALITDGDTAPVLRPLYALPTGHRWDRVPGVTLLGDAAHLAPPNGEGANLAMLDGAALGRALATYPDDIEAALGEYEQAMFARGADAALSEGANGAAAGSGNDPVHDLITTFTRHEPSR, encoded by the coding sequence ATGACCACTGACGTCACGATCATCGGCGCCGGGCTCGGCGGCCTCACGCTCGCCCGCGTACTGCACCTCCACGACATACCGGTCACGGTCTACGAGGCGGAGGCGTCCCCGGTCGCGCGCTCACAGGGCGGGATGCTCGACATCCACGACTACAACGGACAACTCGCCATCGAGGCAGCGGACCTGATGGACGAGTTCCGTGGGCTCATCCTTGAGGGCCGCCAGGCGATGCGGGTCCTCGACCCGGACGGGACCGTCCTGTTCGACAAGGCCGACGACGGCACGGGCGGCCGCCCCGAGGTGCAGCGCGGCGAGCTGCGGCGGCTCCTGCTCGACTCGGTCCCGGCCGGCACCGTCCGGTGGGGGCACAAGGTCAGCGGCGCCCGCACCCTCGGCGAGGGGCGCCACGAAGTGACGTTCGCCGACGGCCGCACCGCCGTCACCGGCCTGCTGGTCGGCGCGGACGGCGCCTGGTCACGGGTCCGGCCGCTGCTCTCCGCCGCCACGCCCGAGTACACCGGCAGGTCGATCGTGGAGACTTACCTGTTCGAGGCAGACACCCGGCACCCGGCCACCGCGAAAGCGGTCGGCGACGGGTCGATGATGGCGCTCACGCCGCGCAGGGAGATCTTCGCCCACCGGGAGGCGGGCGACACGCTGCACGCCTATGTCGGGCTGGCCGAGTCGCAGGACTGGTTCGCCGCCATCGACTTCGCCGACGGCCCCGCCGCGGCCGCGCGGATCGCGAAGGAGTTCGCCGACTGGGCACCGGAACTCACCGCGCTGATCACCGACGGCGACACCGCCCCCGTCCTGCGGCCCCTCTACGCGCTGCCGACCGGACACCGGTGGGACCGCGTGCCGGGGGTGACCCTGCTCGGCGACGCCGCCCACCTCGCGCCGCCGAACGGCGAAGGCGCCAACCTGGCCATGCTCGACGGAGCCGCCCTAGGCCGGGCTCTGGCGACGTACCCCGACGACATCGAGGCCGCCCTCGGCGAGTACGAGCAGGCCATGTTCGCCCGCGGCGCCGATGCTGCCCTCTCCGAAGGCGCCAACGGGGCTGCCGCCGGCTCCGGCAACGATCCGGTCCACGACCTGATCACCACCTTCACCCGGCACGAGCCTTCCCGGTAG
- a CDS encoding type I polyketide synthase — protein sequence MSTGEDVIRPIAEILRDHAARHGEKVAFEDRRVRRTYRDLERRTGRLAGHLAGLGLARGGRAAVLLGNRVEAVESLLGVTRASGVGVPLDAGVPEAELDRLLEDCGARVLVTDEARLNRQPGLLSRPGLTLVVAGGGGEESGDRRPAVGDPVVPTHASGAPDGVVRYEDLAGTEAVAPARDDLGLDEVAWTLYTSGSSGTPKGVLSTQRNRLAPVETGLIGVLGLSARDRLLWPLPLHHAMSQVVCVLGVTVTGASAMLVPRFSVRDVLAELRREDAPCTLLGGVPTTYSALLDEVRGTGHGVPARDGERDAGGLGAPALRGCISGGASAGPEFRGSFEAICRVPYLEHYGSTEAGPVTMTAPGETSAGESCGRALPGTRLRVGGGADGQDVGEGELWVHGPGVMTGYHGAPEATAEVLRDGWFRTGDLARIEPSGELVITGRASDLIIRGGTNVHPSEVEAVLRRLPGVADAAVRGRPHPVLGEVPVGYLVPRADGGALDRGALLAACRAELPAYKVPAELYEVDHIPRTASGKVQRYALNDLNARALDAGTATGPTDDLLALVRGETAALVGCSVAEVEPETALRDLGMDSLTATALRERLSAATGLPLSEAVAFDFPTAAALAAHLRSRGATDRPATATATGAAHAGTDRPDDDPVVIVGMACRYPGGVTSPEELWELVAEGRDAIGPFPADRGWDTEALYDPDPGRPGRTYAREGGFLSGVDRFDPGFFGISPREAVAMDPQHRLLLEVAWEAFERAGLVPRTLRGTPTGVYVGMMYSDYANRLVETPEQMEGYLSLGNAGSVASGRIAYTFGLEGPALTVDTACSSSLVALHLAAQALDRGECSYALAGGVTVMSGPSSFVEFSRQRALAPDGRCKAFGASADGTGWAEGAGMLLLTRLSEARRARLPVLAVVRGSAVNQDGASNGLTAPHGPAQRRVIRQALAQARLTPEDIDAVEAHGTGTRLGDVIEAEAFLATYGREPRKRPLWLGSVKSNIGHTQAAAGVAGVIKTVQAMAHDLLPRTLHADVPTDRVDWSSGRVTLLSRPVPWPRTDRPRRAGVSSFGISGTNAHVVIEEAPTDAGDGTLSPVPVTGGRRGAGAGCGRSDEDAGGVVAASIAVPGPVPVSVSARSASELRAQARRLHTRVAADPHATPVDIGYALATTRTAFEHRAVIVARDRAQLLTSLQGAAEGASPPGTWTGTSRSQGPLAFVFTGQRSQRLGMGRELYASPDLYPGFARSFDETCSLLDPWLPVPLRDVVFADPGTETGALLATARFAQPALFALETALFRQLGEWGVRPDLVAGHSLGEVTAAHVAGVLSIEDACALVAARGRLMGALPPGGAMASLDATVEDVARHLAETPGRTVEIAAVNGPSSVVVSGDEAAVARTVADFRERGRSATPLRVSHAFHSARMEPMLADFAEAVRGLTFAAPQLPLVTAVSGRAATEEELRSPDFWVDHVRRPVLFADTVSHLQGPGAAHFVEVGPDGVLSGLVRDCLTEPVPLILPTLRKARPEADTLTETVAALHSHGVPVDWEAVFAGHHPRRVPLPTYAFERRRYWLDATSPRHRAAPAPAPTSAPAYGEPAHPFLTHRTATADGGLSLGGTLSVHDHPWLADHTVAGAVLLPGTAFVEMALHAGASVGAPCLDELALTTPLLLPPDEMVDLQVTVSGPDAAGRRTVLFHGRPAARADGHHPWCLHASGTLVPERKPEQQPKDAVAARTGTWPPSGAIPLYADGTAGDPYELLAEAGLDYGPSFRGLRGAWRHGEELYAEVALPETAQALLTPDRGPDFLLHPALLDAALHVLALDGRSPERAGAGETRGDGVSLPFAFEGVTLRATAVGQRLRVRISPGANGRARVELADTGGELVTAVRSLALRPLPQAGLSAAEPDAGLLHRMVWVPSPQPPAPGAAPSWGVLGPVGTPLVDVLAPRGSGIPVLRDPASAGDVPPAVVIAPCPSSAPCPSPAKTPRGAQDPAARMLETTSRVLRLIQDWLAEPRLANSRLVLVTSGAVSPLGPDADTKNWAPAHAAVWGLVRSALREHPGRLALLDVDDHPDSWQLVPTLLAAPAPETAVRNGQAYVPELVRLDDREEPQRRLDPEGTVLITGGTGSLGMLVARHLVTDHGVRHLLLAGRRGPHAPGAEALVAELTAAGAEVSVRACDLTDREQLAALLDSVPAAHPLTGVVHSAAVLDDGIVSTLTPDRLERVLRPKAGTALALHELTQGHDLAVFALFSSVAGVLGSPGQANYAAANHVLDALARHRRGRGLPGTSIAWGPWRQSDGMTAHLTEVDLRRMARSGFVPLTPEEGLALFDAAVAGDDAEVVAARIAPAAFTDAPPDAGGHRTPVPGAVEARGGGTIGIAERWKAASPVERTDLLLTEVRSQAAAVLGHPEGASAIDASDRLADLGLDSLAAVELRNQLSASTGLTLPSTLLFDFPTAQAVAAELAERYARDGVPDGSPGAPVQAAGVPDSEGAPDSLSALFRSACLRGRVWDSMALLTIVARLRPVFDVTGAGRAALEPVPLTSGGTGAPLICFPSLSALSGPHEYGQLAAALRGLRSASAVRNPGFAPGEDLPATLDALVTAHVAAVRAAAGQAPPVLLGRSAGGWVAQAVAERLAAEGTAPAAVVLVDTYPHDADAAGQSFSAMTSDMLRRAARSSAPDPDRLTAMAGYFELFADWKPARLAAPTLYLRARDPLPGAEPAPPWSLAHAQVAVPGDHFSVLEEHARTTALAAHDWLAGL from the coding sequence GTGAGCACAGGCGAGGACGTCATCAGGCCGATCGCGGAGATCCTTCGGGACCATGCCGCGCGCCACGGGGAGAAGGTCGCCTTCGAGGACCGCCGAGTGCGCAGGACCTACCGGGACCTGGAGCGGCGGACCGGACGGCTGGCCGGCCACCTGGCCGGGCTCGGACTGGCGCGGGGCGGCCGGGCCGCCGTCCTGCTCGGCAACCGCGTCGAGGCGGTCGAGAGCCTGCTGGGCGTGACCCGGGCGAGCGGAGTGGGCGTACCGCTGGACGCCGGTGTCCCGGAAGCGGAACTCGACCGCCTGCTGGAGGACTGCGGTGCGCGGGTGCTCGTCACCGACGAGGCGCGGCTGAACCGGCAGCCGGGGCTGCTCTCCCGCCCCGGACTCACCCTGGTGGTCGCCGGGGGCGGCGGTGAGGAGAGCGGTGACAGGAGGCCCGCCGTCGGGGATCCGGTCGTGCCGACGCACGCGTCCGGTGCGCCGGACGGCGTCGTGCGGTACGAGGACCTGGCGGGCACGGAGGCGGTCGCGCCCGCCCGGGACGACCTGGGGCTGGACGAGGTGGCGTGGACGCTGTACACCTCCGGCTCCTCGGGCACCCCCAAGGGCGTGCTGTCCACGCAGCGCAACCGCCTGGCGCCGGTCGAGACGGGCCTTATCGGCGTGCTCGGCCTGTCGGCGCGGGACCGGCTGCTGTGGCCGCTGCCGCTGCACCACGCCATGAGCCAGGTCGTCTGCGTCCTCGGCGTGACGGTGACCGGGGCGAGCGCCATGCTGGTGCCCCGGTTCTCGGTACGGGACGTCCTCGCCGAGCTGCGCCGCGAGGACGCTCCGTGCACACTCCTCGGCGGGGTACCGACCACGTACTCGGCCCTGCTCGACGAGGTGCGGGGCACCGGCCACGGGGTACCGGCCAGGGACGGCGAGCGCGACGCCGGCGGTCTCGGCGCGCCCGCGCTGCGCGGCTGCATCAGCGGGGGCGCCTCCGCGGGGCCCGAATTCCGCGGCTCCTTCGAGGCGATCTGCCGCGTCCCCTACTTGGAGCACTACGGCAGCACCGAGGCAGGACCGGTCACCATGACGGCGCCCGGCGAGACGTCGGCGGGGGAGTCCTGCGGCCGCGCGCTGCCCGGCACCCGGCTCCGGGTCGGCGGCGGCGCGGACGGACAGGACGTCGGCGAGGGCGAGTTGTGGGTGCACGGGCCCGGTGTCATGACCGGCTATCACGGCGCGCCGGAGGCCACCGCGGAGGTGCTGCGCGACGGCTGGTTCCGTACCGGCGACCTGGCGAGGATCGAGCCGTCCGGCGAACTTGTGATCACCGGCCGGGCGAGCGACCTGATCATCCGGGGCGGCACGAACGTCCATCCCTCGGAGGTGGAGGCGGTGCTGCGGCGGCTGCCCGGGGTGGCGGACGCCGCCGTGCGGGGACGCCCGCACCCCGTCCTCGGCGAGGTGCCGGTCGGTTACCTGGTACCCAGGGCCGACGGCGGCGCCCTGGACCGAGGCGCCCTGCTCGCCGCGTGTCGCGCGGAACTGCCCGCCTACAAGGTGCCCGCAGAGCTGTACGAGGTGGACCACATCCCTCGTACCGCCTCCGGGAAGGTCCAGCGGTACGCCCTGAACGACCTGAACGCGCGGGCGTTGGATGCCGGGACGGCGACCGGACCCACGGACGACCTGCTGGCCCTGGTGCGCGGCGAGACGGCGGCCCTGGTCGGCTGCTCGGTGGCGGAGGTCGAACCCGAGACCGCCCTGCGGGACCTGGGCATGGACTCGCTGACGGCGACGGCGCTCCGGGAGCGCTTGTCGGCGGCCACCGGGCTTCCCCTCTCCGAGGCCGTCGCCTTCGACTTCCCCACGGCCGCGGCGCTGGCCGCCCACCTCCGCTCGCGCGGCGCCACGGATCGCCCCGCCACCGCCACCGCCACCGGCGCCGCGCACGCGGGCACGGACCGGCCGGACGACGACCCCGTGGTGATCGTGGGCATGGCCTGCCGCTACCCCGGAGGCGTCACCTCCCCCGAGGAGCTGTGGGAGCTGGTGGCCGAAGGGCGGGACGCCATCGGCCCGTTCCCCGCCGACCGCGGCTGGGACACGGAGGCGTTGTACGACCCCGACCCCGGGCGCCCAGGGCGGACGTACGCGCGTGAGGGCGGTTTCCTCTCCGGCGTCGACCGCTTCGACCCCGGCTTCTTCGGCATATCGCCCCGCGAGGCCGTGGCCATGGACCCGCAGCACCGGCTGCTCCTCGAAGTGGCCTGGGAAGCCTTCGAACGCGCCGGTCTCGTACCCCGCACCCTGCGCGGCACGCCGACCGGTGTGTACGTCGGGATGATGTACAGCGACTACGCGAACCGTCTCGTCGAGACGCCCGAACAGATGGAGGGCTACCTCAGCCTGGGCAACGCGGGCAGCGTCGCCTCCGGCCGCATCGCCTACACCTTCGGTCTTGAGGGGCCGGCGCTCACGGTGGACACGGCCTGTTCGTCGTCCTTGGTGGCCCTGCACCTGGCGGCCCAGGCGCTGGACCGAGGGGAGTGCTCGTACGCGCTGGCCGGCGGGGTCACGGTGATGTCCGGACCGTCGTCGTTCGTGGAGTTCAGCAGGCAGCGGGCGCTGGCCCCGGACGGCCGCTGCAAGGCGTTCGGCGCCTCGGCCGACGGCACCGGCTGGGCCGAGGGCGCCGGCATGCTGCTGTTGACCCGGCTGTCCGAGGCGCGCCGCGCACGGCTCCCGGTCCTGGCGGTGGTGCGCGGTTCGGCGGTCAACCAGGACGGGGCGAGCAACGGGCTGACGGCACCCCACGGACCGGCGCAGCGGCGAGTGATCCGGCAGGCCCTCGCACAGGCGCGGCTGACACCCGAGGACATCGACGCGGTGGAGGCGCACGGCACCGGCACCCGGCTCGGTGACGTCATCGAGGCGGAGGCGTTCCTGGCGACGTACGGGCGCGAACCGCGGAAGCGTCCGCTCTGGCTGGGCTCGGTGAAGTCGAACATCGGTCACACCCAGGCCGCCGCGGGAGTGGCCGGAGTGATCAAGACGGTGCAGGCGATGGCGCACGACCTGCTGCCGCGCACGCTGCACGCCGACGTACCGACCGACCGGGTCGACTGGTCCTCGGGGCGGGTGACGCTCCTGTCCCGGCCGGTACCGTGGCCGAGGACGGACCGCCCGCGCCGGGCCGGAGTGTCCTCGTTCGGCATCAGCGGCACCAACGCCCATGTCGTGATCGAGGAAGCGCCGACGGACGCGGGCGACGGCACCTTGTCGCCGGTCCCCGTGACAGGTGGCCGTCGGGGAGCCGGGGCCGGGTGCGGCCGGTCCGACGAAGACGCCGGCGGCGTGGTGGCGGCGTCCATCGCCGTGCCGGGGCCGGTGCCGGTGTCGGTGTCGGCGAGGAGCGCGTCCGAGCTGCGGGCCCAGGCACGACGGCTGCACACGCGGGTGGCCGCCGACCCGCACGCGACCCCTGTGGACATCGGATACGCGCTCGCCACCACCCGGACCGCCTTCGAGCACCGGGCCGTGATCGTGGCCCGCGACCGCGCCCAACTGCTCACCTCCCTCCAGGGAGCGGCCGAGGGGGCGAGCCCACCCGGAACATGGACGGGCACGTCCCGCAGTCAGGGCCCGCTGGCCTTCGTCTTCACCGGCCAGCGGAGTCAACGGCTGGGAATGGGGAGGGAGTTGTACGCGTCGCCGGACCTGTACCCGGGCTTCGCCCGCTCCTTCGACGAGACGTGCTCCCTGCTCGATCCTTGGCTGCCGGTGCCCCTGCGGGACGTCGTGTTCGCCGATCCCGGCACGGAGACGGGCGCGCTCCTCGCGACGGCCCGGTTCGCGCAGCCCGCCCTCTTCGCCCTGGAGACGGCCCTGTTCCGGCAGTTGGGGGAGTGGGGTGTGCGCCCGGACCTGGTGGCCGGGCACTCGCTAGGCGAGGTGACCGCCGCACACGTCGCGGGTGTGCTGTCCATCGAGGACGCCTGCGCGCTGGTGGCGGCCCGTGGCCGGCTCATGGGCGCGCTGCCTCCGGGCGGCGCGATGGCCTCCCTGGACGCGACCGTGGAGGACGTGGCGCGCCACCTCGCCGAGACGCCGGGCCGGACCGTGGAGATCGCCGCCGTCAACGGCCCCTCCTCGGTGGTCGTCTCGGGGGACGAGGCGGCGGTGGCGCGGACCGTCGCGGACTTCCGGGAGCGGGGCCGGTCCGCGACACCTCTGCGGGTGAGCCATGCCTTCCACTCCGCGAGGATGGAACCCATGCTGGCCGACTTCGCGGAGGCGGTACGCGGTCTGACCTTCGCCGCGCCACAACTCCCCCTGGTCACGGCCGTGTCGGGGCGAGCGGCCACCGAGGAAGAACTGCGCTCACCGGATTTCTGGGTGGACCACGTCCGCCGCCCGGTCCTCTTCGCCGATACGGTGTCCCACCTGCAAGGCCCTGGCGCGGCGCACTTCGTGGAGGTGGGCCCGGACGGGGTGCTGTCCGGCCTGGTACGGGACTGCCTCACTGAGCCCGTGCCGCTGATCCTGCCGACACTGCGCAAAGCCCGGCCCGAAGCGGACACGCTCACCGAGACCGTGGCGGCCCTGCACAGCCATGGGGTGCCCGTCGACTGGGAAGCCGTCTTCGCCGGGCACCACCCTCGGCGCGTTCCCCTCCCCACCTACGCCTTCGAGCGCCGCCGGTACTGGCTCGACGCCACCTCGCCGCGACACCGGGCCGCGCCCGCGCCCGCGCCCACGTCTGCGCCCGCGTACGGCGAACCGGCCCATCCGTTCCTGACCCACCGCACCGCGACGGCCGACGGCGGGCTGTCGCTGGGTGGGACCCTCTCCGTCCACGACCACCCCTGGCTGGCCGACCATACGGTGGCCGGGGCGGTACTGCTGCCGGGAACGGCTTTTGTGGAGATGGCCCTGCATGCCGGTGCGTCGGTCGGCGCGCCCTGCCTGGACGAACTCGCCCTGACGACGCCGCTGTTGCTGCCTCCGGACGAAATGGTCGACCTTCAAGTGACGGTGTCGGGCCCGGACGCCGCGGGCCGCCGAACCGTCCTCTTCCACGGTCGGCCGGCCGCGCGGGCGGATGGCCACCACCCCTGGTGCCTGCACGCCTCCGGGACGCTCGTACCGGAGCGGAAACCGGAGCAGCAGCCGAAGGACGCCGTCGCGGCCCGTACCGGCACCTGGCCGCCGTCGGGCGCCATCCCGCTGTACGCCGACGGCACGGCCGGCGATCCGTACGAGCTCTTGGCCGAGGCCGGGCTGGACTACGGTCCCTCCTTCCGGGGCCTGCGGGGCGCCTGGCGGCACGGAGAGGAGCTGTACGCCGAAGTCGCGCTGCCCGAGACCGCGCAGGCCCTGCTCACGCCGGACCGTGGCCCGGACTTCCTCCTCCACCCCGCGCTGCTCGACGCGGCCCTGCACGTCCTCGCCCTCGACGGCCGCTCGCCGGAACGTGCCGGGGCGGGCGAGACCCGCGGCGACGGGGTGAGCCTGCCGTTCGCGTTCGAAGGAGTGACGCTGCGCGCCACCGCCGTCGGGCAGCGGCTGCGGGTGCGGATCTCACCGGGGGCGAACGGCCGGGCCCGGGTGGAACTGGCGGACACGGGAGGGGAGTTGGTCACGGCGGTGCGCTCGCTCGCGCTGCGGCCGCTCCCGCAGGCCGGGCTGAGCGCGGCGGAACCGGACGCCGGGCTGCTCCACCGGATGGTCTGGGTGCCCTCGCCCCAGCCGCCCGCCCCCGGGGCGGCCCCCTCCTGGGGCGTACTGGGGCCGGTCGGCACACCGCTGGTCGACGTCCTGGCTCCCCGAGGCTCCGGCATCCCGGTCCTCCGCGATCCGGCATCGGCAGGCGACGTGCCGCCGGCCGTCGTCATCGCCCCGTGTCCGTCATCTGCCCCGTGTCCCTCACCCGCAAAGACACCACGGGGCGCACAGGACCCGGCGGCACGGATGCTGGAGACGACGAGCCGCGTTCTGCGGCTCATTCAGGACTGGCTCGCCGAGCCACGGCTTGCCAACTCCCGCCTCGTCCTCGTCACGTCCGGCGCTGTCTCCCCGCTCGGCCCTGACGCCGACACGAAGAACTGGGCGCCGGCCCACGCCGCGGTGTGGGGTCTGGTCCGCTCGGCCCTGCGTGAGCACCCGGGCCGGCTGGCCCTGCTCGACGTGGACGATCACCCCGACTCGTGGCAGCTCGTCCCCACCCTCCTGGCCGCACCGGCGCCGGAAACAGCTGTGCGGAACGGGCAGGCATACGTACCCGAGCTCGTCCGCCTGGATGATCGCGAGGAACCGCAGCGGCGACTCGACCCCGAGGGCACCGTACTGATCACCGGCGGCACCGGTTCGCTCGGCATGCTGGTCGCTCGGCACCTGGTCACCGACCATGGCGTACGGCATCTGCTCCTCGCGGGCCGACGCGGACCGCACGCCCCGGGAGCGGAGGCGCTGGTCGCCGAACTCACCGCGGCAGGCGCCGAAGTGAGCGTACGGGCCTGCGACCTCACGGACCGGGAACAGCTCGCCGCCCTGCTCGACTCCGTACCGGCGGCCCATCCGCTGACCGGAGTCGTCCACAGCGCGGCGGTGCTGGACGACGGCATCGTTTCCACGCTCACTCCCGACCGCCTGGAACGCGTACTGAGGCCCAAGGCGGGCACGGCCCTCGCGCTGCACGAACTGACCCAGGGGCACGACCTGGCGGTGTTCGCCCTGTTCTCCTCCGTGGCGGGCGTCCTCGGCTCCCCGGGACAGGCCAACTACGCGGCGGCCAACCACGTCCTGGACGCCCTCGCGCGGCACCGGAGGGGACGCGGCCTGCCGGGCACCTCCATCGCCTGGGGGCCGTGGCGGCAGAGCGACGGCATGACGGCGCACCTCACCGAAGTGGACCTGCGCAGGATGGCCCGCTCCGGATTCGTCCCGCTCACCCCGGAGGAGGGCCTGGCCCTCTTCGACGCCGCCGTGGCCGGTGACGACGCCGAAGTGGTCGCGGCCCGCATAGCCCCGGCCGCCTTCACCGACGCCCCGCCGGACGCGGGCGGTCACCGGACACCCGTACCCGGCGCCGTGGAAGCGCGCGGCGGCGGCACGATCGGTATCGCCGAGCGATGGAAGGCCGCTTCCCCGGTGGAGCGGACCGACCTGCTGCTCACGGAGGTGCGGTCGCAGGCGGCCGCCGTCCTCGGCCACCCGGAGGGGGCGAGCGCGATCGACGCGAGCGACCGGTTGGCGGACCTGGGACTCGACTCCCTGGCCGCGGTGGAGCTGCGCAACCAGCTCTCGGCATCGACGGGGCTCACACTCCCGTCCACATTGCTGTTCGACTTCCCGACGGCACAGGCGGTGGCCGCCGAGTTGGCGGAGCGGTACGCACGGGACGGCGTCCCGGACGGTTCACCCGGCGCCCCGGTACAGGCCGCGGGCGTGCCGGACAGCGAGGGCGCGCCGGATTCGCTGAGCGCACTCTTTCGCAGCGCCTGTCTCCGGGGCCGCGTCTGGGACAGCATGGCGCTGCTCACCATCGTGGCGCGCCTGCGGCCGGTCTTCGACGTCACCGGGGCCGGCCGTGCGGCACTCGAACCCGTCCCCCTCACATCGGGCGGCACGGGCGCCCCGCTGATCTGCTTCCCGTCCCTCAGCGCGCTCTCCGGACCTCACGAGTACGGTCAACTCGCCGCCGCCCTAAGGGGATTGCGTTCGGCCTCAGCGGTGCGGAACCCCGGCTTCGCGCCCGGCGAGGACCTGCCGGCCACGCTGGACGCGCTGGTCACCGCCCACGTCGCCGCGGTCCGCGCCGCCGCCGGGCAGGCACCGCCGGTGCTGCTCGGCCGGTCAGCCGGTGGCTGGGTGGCCCAGGCGGTGGCCGAGCGGCTGGCGGCCGAGGGCACCGCCCCGGCCGCCGTCGTGCTGGTGGACACCTATCCGCACGATGCGGACGCCGCCGGACAGTCGTTCTCCGCGATGACGTCGGACATGCTGCGACGAGCCGCGAGGTCGTCCGCGCCCGACCCCGACCGGCTCACCGCCATGGCCGGGTACTTCGAACTCTTCGCCGACTGGAAACCCGCGCGGCTCGCCGCCCCGACCCTGTACCTACGGGCCCGGGACCCGCTGCCCGGCGCGGAACCCGCCCCGCCCTGGAGCCTTGCGCACGCCCAAGTCGCCGTGCCCGGCGACCACTTCAGCGTCCTGGAGGAACACGCCCGAACGACGGCGCTCGCCGCCCACGACTGGCTCGCCGGGCTCTGA
- a CDS encoding virginiamycin B lyase, whose protein sequence is MPDSCAPRVSEVRIAEEGAGPYGIAAGADGALWLTLNGSGEIARLTVEGEFTRYDLGAPECGPSVITAGPDGALWFSRLKDHHIGRVSVDGKAEAYPVPTPGSGPYGIAAGPDGALWFTELNSDRIGRIGADGEITEFELPVEGGFPSMITAGPDGALWFTLNQANAVGRIGVDGTVNLHPLPTEGAGPVGIACDGEALWFVEIMAGQIGRISVDGRIEEFPLPDRTAKPHAIVAAATGDCWFTEWGANRVGRITATASGAYEISEYDLPSPASEPHGITVGPDGALWTALETGAVARIAP, encoded by the coding sequence GTGCCCGACAGTTGTGCCCCGCGTGTCAGTGAGGTCCGGATCGCCGAGGAAGGGGCGGGCCCGTACGGCATCGCTGCCGGTGCCGACGGCGCCCTGTGGCTCACTCTTAACGGCAGCGGTGAGATCGCGCGCCTCACGGTGGAGGGGGAGTTCACCCGGTACGACCTGGGCGCGCCGGAGTGCGGCCCGTCCGTCATCACCGCCGGGCCCGACGGCGCGCTCTGGTTCTCCCGTCTGAAGGACCACCACATCGGCCGCGTCAGCGTCGACGGGAAGGCCGAGGCGTACCCCGTGCCGACGCCCGGGAGCGGGCCCTACGGCATCGCCGCCGGGCCGGACGGCGCCCTGTGGTTCACGGAGTTGAACAGTGACCGCATCGGTCGTATCGGCGCGGACGGTGAGATCACCGAGTTCGAACTGCCGGTCGAGGGAGGGTTCCCCTCGATGATCACGGCGGGCCCCGACGGCGCGCTGTGGTTCACCCTCAATCAGGCCAACGCGGTCGGCCGCATCGGTGTCGACGGCACCGTGAACCTGCATCCGCTGCCCACCGAAGGCGCCGGGCCGGTGGGCATCGCCTGTGACGGCGAGGCCCTGTGGTTCGTCGAGATCATGGCCGGACAGATCGGCAGGATCTCCGTGGACGGCCGGATCGAGGAGTTCCCGCTCCCCGACCGCACCGCCAAGCCGCACGCCATCGTCGCGGCGGCGACCGGGGACTGCTGGTTCACCGAATGGGGTGCCAACCGCGTCGGCCGCATCACGGCGACGGCCTCCGGGGCGTACGAGATCAGCGAGTACGACCTGCCCTCACCCGCGTCCGAACCGCACGGCATCACCGTGGGCCCGGACGGCGCGCTCTGGACGGCCCTGGAAACGGGCGCGGTCGCCCGCATCGCCCCCTAG